Below is a genomic region from Cynocephalus volans isolate mCynVol1 chromosome 14, mCynVol1.pri, whole genome shotgun sequence.
GACCCGCGCGTCGAGCGCCTGGTGCGCGACAGCGCCTCCTACTGCCGCGAGCGCTTCGACCCCGACGAGTACTCCACGGCCGTGCGCGAGGCGCCCGCGGAGCTCGCCGACGACTGCACCAGCCCGCGCCGCGCGCGCCTCTGCCTGCCCGCGCCCGCGCCGCGCGCCCCCGCTCGCGCCCCCGGCCCGCCCGCGCCCGCCGGCGACGGCGACGGCGACCAGGAGTACGTGAGCCCAGACTGGGCCGGCGCGCCCGAGATCCCCTACGAGGAGCTGTGGGCGCACCCGGCGCACGACGGCCTCGCCGAGGGCCGCGGCCGGCCGCCCCCTGGGCCCGATCTCATCTCCTTCGGGGCTGTCGGGCCGCCGCGCCGGGAGCCCGAGGCGCCGCCGCCTCCCGTGCCTCCCAAATCCGAGGCGGTGAGTGGCCGCGCCCGAGGCGCAGACGGCGGCCGCGGGAGGCCGGGCCCCGAGGGCTCTGTCTCCGGAGCGGCTGCCCGGCCAGCGGGCCCCAGCCCGAGGGTGCGGGGCACAGCTGCGGGGGAAGGGGCTTCGTAGTGAGCAATACCAGTGACGGTGCCGTGGCGAGTGGTGGGGACGAAGATGCCAGCAGGGCCCGAGACCAAGAGACTTTGAGATGAGCTTGGAAACAGTTATCCAGAAGGTTCCACAGAACAGGAGCACTTTAAGTTTTCCAGTGGAAAGGTTCCGTGGTGAAATGAGCTTAGAAAAGAGCGAGAGTCCCAGCCCCCCGCCTCCTCGTCGCTTGGGAGTCACGCAGCACTAAAGGCTCTGGGAAGTCCTGCCTGAGGAAACCGGTTTCTCTTTAACGCAGAACTTCCCAGATGCATTTGTCTGCAGAACGTTCCCTCTGCCCGTTACACCCTCTAACATCCCACGGAGGCCACTTTGGGGTACTTGAGCTGTAAGGAGGGCTCCAGAGGGCGGACAGTCCTCCCCTTTGTCCCCCTGCCACAGCgtctccctcttctttctctcttgcttgagGAGGGAGCATGTCTACTCGTCTGATTGTTCTCGGTCTGCCCCTGTGTCCTTTGTCTTACACGCGTGATGCATTTGCGGGGAATAGGAGACTGTGTGGTGGGTCAGTGTGCGTGAGTGAAATGGGCTGGAGAGGCTGGAAGGGTGGGCTGCGTGGGCAGCTGGGGTGTAGGGCAAGGCAGTCTCTTGGCAAAGTGGGGCAACGTGTCAGTCGCAGCCGAGCGTCAGCTGCCTGGGGACGAAGGTGGAGTTACGGCCCTCTGCTTGCAGGTGAAGGAAGAGTGCCGCCTGCTCAACGCCCCACCCGTGCCTCCCCGCGGTGGCAGTGGTAGTGGCAGCAGCAGGCTCTCAGGCAGCCCCCCTGTGCCGCCTCGCTTCCCCAAGCTGCAGCCTGTCCACTCGCCCAGCTCCAGCCTCTCCTACTACTCTTCAGGCCTCCAGGATGGGTGAGTTCCTTTCTTTGCTAGGCCCTGGGTTCTTCCGAGGTGGATCAAGgcaggggagggtggaggggggagTGCAGTGCTGAGGAAGATGAAGGCTTCAGGCCTGGGACATTCTGGGGCTGCAGGTCCCTGTGCGGTAGCTGAGGGAAAGGGTATCTGGGGGCCCAGTGTCCTGATGTCCTGCTCTGCCACCTTCCTGTTCCAGCTTGTTTTCTTCCTAAATGACCAGGGTTGGATGGCAGCATTGCACTGCTTCCCTTCAGACTGGGGCTCTGCTGCAGGATAGAGTGCTCcttgctattttaaaatgtttatgtaatTCAGATCAGTTTAATTTTTCCCCTTGCATTTTCTGCTCTGGGTTGAGGGATGTTGGAAGAAAGAATAGGACAATCCCAGAGTCTCAGGCTTTGGGGACTGGGGTACAGGCCAGTGTTGCTGAGATCAGTGGTGGCCTCTGTGACCTGTCATGTTTCCCTCTTGCTCTGCCTTACCTGTCCTGTAtgcatgtgtctgtctgtctctgtccatAGGGCGGGTTCCCGCAGTGCCAGTGGCTCCCCATCACCAGATGCCTACTCCCTCTATTGCTACCCATGCACCTGGGGAGACTGCAAGGTGGGCGAGTCCTCTAGCCGCCTGCCCCCAGGATCCCTGCCCTCCACCACGCAGCCCAGCCAGGCCCCTCGGGCCCTTGCAGAGCCCCTGAGCAGTCGAGCTTCCTCCCTGTTGGGGACCGACACCCCTGTCAAGACCTACCACAGCTGCCCACCTCTGTTCAAGCCCTCTCACCCCCAGAAACGCTTTGCTCCCTTTGGAGCTCTCAACCCCTTTTCTGGGCCTGCCCACCCGTCGGGCCCTTCAGCAGCCCCCTGTTCTGGACCTACAGCCACCTTGGGTCCCCTGGCTACCTCCTGCCCTGCATATTCCCCAGGGCCAGCCTTGCCAGGCCGGGCCTATTCAGctgctcccctctcctcctgTCCCCCCTCATCGTCATCGTCTTCTGAATGGCAGGAACCAGCCCTGGAGCCCTTTGACCCCTTTGAGCTGGGGCAGGGCAGTTCTCCAGAGCCCGAGCTGTTGCGCTGTCAGGAgcccagagctgtggaggcaccTGGGCCTGGACCCCGCCTTTCGCCACTTGGTCCTCCCAAAGCCTTTGACCCTGAAGGTTTGGTGCTGAGGCAGGTCCCTACCCCATTGTCACCAGCTGCCCTGCAGGGGCCTGAGGCAGGAGGAACACGATTTTTTCTCACCCAAGGGCGCCTGGAAGGCCCTCCTGCCAGTCCCCGGGATGGAGCTACAGGCTCCGGGGGCCGGGATGCCTCCCCCTGGCAGCCCCCCGCTGACCTGTCTGCGCTCTCTCTGGAGGAGGTCTCTTGCAGTCTGCGTTTCATCGGGCTCTCAGAGGATGTGGTGAGCTTCTTTGCCCGAGAACGCATCGATGGTAGCATCTTTGTGCAGCTCAGTGAGGACATCCTGGCAGATGATTTCCACCTCACCAAGCTGCAGGTCAAGAAGATCATGCAGTTCATCAAAGGTTGGCGGCCCAAGATCTGAACtggccagcctgaagctgcacaCCTGGAATGCTGGCACAGAAGCCCTGGGGACCAGCCTTGGGTCTGCCAGGGAACAGCACTCCCAGAGAAGCACTACTGCCTCCAGGGAGAATCTACGCCAAGACTGAGGCTGCTCGGGAGCCACTCAGAGTGAATCCAGGGAGGCGCACTTGGAGATGGGATCCTCTGGGCTCAGAGCCCTGCATGGGGACCTCTTGTCTTTGAGTGTGCAGAATTCGTGGGGAGTGTGCTAAAGGCTTCACTGTGCGTGTGGACCTGGTGCGGCATTTGCCGTCATTCCCATGGAGAGTGGGTGTCAAAAGCTGGTCTTCATGGTGACCTAACACCTTCCCATGCCCTGCTGCAGACGTCTTGCACTTCTCAAGCTTGTAGATTGAGGTTAGAGACAagggaagggccgagcccgtggcgcactcggtagcgtgctgcgctagcagcgcggcgacgctcccgccacgggttcggatcctatataggaatggccgatgcactcactggctgagtgccggtcacgaaaaagacaaaaaaaaaaaagaaaaaaaaaaaaaaaaaaaaaaagagacaagggAAAATAAGGCCCATAACTTAAGCACAAATTCCCCAAGTGCCCTCTCTCCTTTGTGCTCTGTGGGCTCTTGGCCTAAAACTGCCCGAGTCACAGGAGCCGACCCTCTGGGATGCCCTTCCTTTACCCCCTTGCTGCACTGTGCTTTTGGTGCCTTGCCCTGAGCACAGGTGAATCAGGTACAAGCCTGTGCCACAGCACCTGAGCGCCACCTCTGGGTTCTGCTTCATGGGTGCCAACTTGGGAAGAGCACAGCTCTGCTATTGACCTGCTTATCCAGTTAGGGAGGCAGATGCTTTCCCGATGTTTCTAGCACACTGGCTTCTGCTTTGACCTCATACAACTAGTCATTTATCCCATCAGGTAGGGCTCAGTCTCCTGGCTGACTCCATGGAAGAGCACGTAGACTTAGGTCAGCTGCTTCTTGATTCTACAAGCAAGCTGTGGTCTGTCACCCCCACTTCCACCAGTCTCCTTCCCCCATTGTTTGATGAGCACATAGTGTCCTTTCTTAGTTTTCTGTCACTGGTACAGGAGGGTACAGTTGGGGGAGAGAGCATGGTGGCTTGGAAAGACCtacctttcccctccccttggaGCTCAGGCCTCCTGCACTTGTTCACATGCTTCAGAGCAGATCTTTGTGCCGTTGAATTTTGAGCATGTgtacatccacccacccacaaacACCACCACCACAGTACTCCTCCTCATGCCCGCTAGTGTCAGGGCCCCAGAGGTGTCAGCCTTCTCTTCTGCCTTACCTAGTTGACCTAgatatttatttccttcattttttgttttttaatcttatgAGTGGCTAAGCCAGGCTGGCACCCACACCCCAAGCAGGCTGCTTCAGCTCTgagaagggaagtcagagagTAGAACACAGAAACTGGGATGCTGAGACACTTGGTTTTCTTGCAAAACATCTAATGAATCCTCAAGGACTAGTGAAATAAATGCTAGCCCACTGAAGAAGTACAAGTGGAATTCTGGGTGTTAGCTGCTTGTTTTTTTCGGAGGGCCACGGGACCCATGGGCATAATGTATATGTCTCTGGGCAGGAAAGGACTTTGGAATGGTGTGCGTAAGTGGTTCATTCATATGTCCCTGGAAGCAGCTGGTAGCAACCCTCATTCACTTCTGCAATTCCCTCGCCAGTCCCTACACAAGAACCCTCCAACTCCCACTAATGTTTCACCATAGTTCACACCTACTTGGTGTTGCTGAGTGGAAAGACCCAGACATCAAAGCTCAGTGTTGCTAGCCAGGGCCCAAGTTTAATTTCCCACCTTGGCAGAATGGCTGCCTTCAGCTCTCAGACGCCTCATTTAGAAGCCTGTTAATAGCCTTGTTGCAGAGGATCAGTTCTCTCCCTTCTACTGGTCATCTGAAAACCCCAGCCCAGAGCTGATTTGGTTTTAGTGTCTAGGTCTTCATAGCAACCGACAAAGCTAAGCTCCCTGCCTGCCAGTCCCAACAGAGCTGGGACCAGGAAAATATATGAAGTACTTGCAAGTGCAGCAGAGGCAGGAGGAATCGGTACTATCTGAAAGTTTAGGATGCAGGGTGTGATGGGCCTTGAATTAGGATTCCACACACAGTGTGAATCCTTTTGCCAGATCCAGTTAGGAGCCCCAATGTTGTTTTCCCAGAATGAGCACTGCTTCTGCCAGAACGCAAGTGTAGGAACTTCCACATGAGGGTTGGGGGTGAGGAAGAGTTGAGGCTATACTAGACTGCAGGTGGTGTGGGTTGAATCAGTGTTCTTGTCCTGCTCCTATGTGCTGCCTCTGATCATGAATGGGCATCTAATGTCTTCCCTGCTCTGGGGCAGCCAAGATGTGCAGGATTACGGAACCCCAGAGAAATGTAACCTCTGCTTGACCCCAAAGTTCCCACAAATGTCCTGCAAAGCACGCATGAATGAGgcacaagaagaaaagaaatgggtAACATCATACAGTGAGGAAATCATTTGGGGAAAGAAGTATCTATATTCTGGTGTGCCATACCTGTCACATTTCTGCTGCTTTAGTTAACCTGGACCACTTCCCCAATGTAAGCAGAAGCCCAATGTTTAAAGCATTTAAACAGGCAGGTTTAAATGGCTTTAGGCAGATTAAGTCCTACTTCCTATCATCACAGTCCCTCTCAGGGTGTTGCCTAGAACTCTCCCAACACATTCTTACTCTTAAAGCACAGGGCTTTACTCCAGCTCATTTCTTGAAGGAGAGGCTTAAAACAGAAGGGGAGACAGAAGGGAAAGGAACAAGCAGGCAGAGAGGCTGGTACGGAGTTTGGTTTTTATTGTTATCATGTGTTTGGCTGTGTGCAGAACTGCCCTCACAACCAATGGCCACCACTGGCATCTCAGGAGGAACAGGCAGCAAAGATGGCTTCAGATGGCGCTCAGCTGCCATTGCGAGCCTCTGAACTTATAAAATGAGCACAGTGGGTTCCACCTTCCAACATGAAATGCAAACTCTAATTCACAGTCAGACTTCCCCAGGAGGGAGAGATGGTCGTAGCTGAAGGCACTTTAATGGAAAAGCAAACCCAGTGCCAGAGTATGTCTTCCTTCCAGTTACTCTGATAAATCTAGACACCACTCAGTTGGAGAACCACACACTGCCAACAGCTGGGGTTAGTGTGCTGACTGAGCAAGGCGTGAGGGCCTGCTCACTGGTAGAACTTCTTGTTAGGGCTGTTAGCATGGTCAATTAGCAGCTGGCATGGGGTGAACTGTTTTCCGTAGGCAGCCTCGTACCTCCTGAGCCGGTCAACTATCTTCTGAGCACCATACAGATCCAGAAAGCGGAAAGGCCCTAAATAGAGAAACAGGACTTTGCTGAAGGAGACAGCAACATGAGCTCTAGGATAAAGTGAGCTACCTTCCCAACCAGGAAGACCGACCTCCTAGACAAGGGGGGAAGCCGAGTCCAAAGACCGCGCCAATGTCTCCCTCTGCAGGTGTGGCCAAGATCCCTTCCTGCAGGCACATGACTGCCTCATTCACAAATCTTGTCAGTAGGCGGTACTGGACATCTTCGTCAGAGGAGCTGCCAACAGGAAGAGAGATTTAGGTAGAGAACAGGTGAAGGGGAGGAAAGCAGGAGCTGCAGGTGCAGAATGTGAAGTGGGGGTGGCATTTGGGGGCTCTGCACCAGTCAGTCCCGACCCTCCCACTCTAGAGAAGACGCTGCCTAGGAGGCCCAGCCTTCCCCTTTAGAAATAGTGGACAGTTACTTGTCCTAATTAACATGAAACTGGGCACCCAGAACAGGGACTAGCACAGAGGACAGAACTGCTCACAAATAAGATCTGGGAGGTGGAGGGGCCTAGGATAATATGTCCTTCCAGCACTCTGAGACCTTCACAGTGAACGCTGGAGCAGTGGTGGCCTTCACCAGGCTCGGCCCACTTCTCACCTTGGTGGCCAGTAGAGACTGAGGTGGAGTGCGCAAGGGCTCTGCACTTGTAAAGCACCATGCCAGCATCGGGAGTGCTCTTTCCATGTGGGTATGATGAtcataaagaaaatggaagaggggATGAGAAGCTTTGGGCTGTTTCAAAGCCATTAGCCACTCAAATTGACTTACACCTCAGACTTAGGAGGCACCTTCAGACTTGCCAAAATACTGTCCACGTCAGAATTTAAATTCTTATTCTTCACACCCTCCTGATAGACATAAAAGCCCTTCCCAGACTTGCGACCTAAAAGCAAGAAAAGGGAACGTTACTATTTGTTTGTTCTCAGAGCCCTGGGCCTGAGAATTCCTGTCTCTGCCCCTCTGGTAGAAAGCTCCAACCTCTTTTCTGAATTCCTGAATTTGCATATCTAGCTAACCCTAGCAATTTGGTCTTTGTCAGAAGAGTTGGCTATAGGAAGATCTTGTATCTCCTGGAGCTTGGAAATCTGCATATCTGGATGTGAAAGGCCACTTGGGTGTTTTAATGTCTAGACATGCAACACCAGGTGCTAGGATGCCAAGTCCTAGTGCTGATTTTGCTGCTATTTTCCTAAGACACCTCTCTGTGGGCCTCAACTGTATACTCTATATTGAGAGGTTTTACTTTTTCCCCACAAGTGGCCAGACTACATGGCAAAGTCTGGATGTGGCACTTGATATTGCAGTATCACAGACGTAGTAGAACCCTTGGGCAGAATGGAAATGCCCGTCCATCTGGCATAACTTGGGCCGGATAATGGCAGAGCCCCAAGAGGCTAGAGCTCTGCCTTTTGTCCATAATCTATAGGCTCAGCCTATGAGGAGGTtctcacaaaattatttttg
It encodes:
- the GAREM2 gene encoding GRB2-associated and regulator of MAPK protein 2, with protein sequence MEKLAAGLAGLRWSMGAFPLDLIVSRCRLPTLACLGPGEYAEGVSERDILLIHSCRQWTTVTAHTLEEGHYVIGPKIDIPLQYPGKFKLLEQARDVREPVRYFSSVEEVASVFPDRIFVMEAITFSVKVVSGEFSEDSEVYNFTLHAGDELTLMGQAEILCAKTTKERSRFTTLLRKLGRAGALAGVGSGGPGGAGAAGGGARPSKGKMPCLICMNHRTNESLSLPFQCQGRFSTRSPLELQMQEGEHTVRAIIERVRLPVNVLVPSRPPRNPYDLHPVREGHCYKLVSIISKTVVLGLALRREGPAPLHFLLLTDTPRFALPQGLLAGDPRVERLVRDSASYCRERFDPDEYSTAVREAPAELADDCTSPRRARLCLPAPAPRAPARAPGPPAPAGDGDGDQEYVSPDWAGAPEIPYEELWAHPAHDGLAEGRGRPPPGPDLISFGAVGPPRREPEAPPPPVPPKSEAVKEECRLLNAPPVPPRGGSGSGSSRLSGSPPVPPRFPKLQPVHSPSSSLSYYSSGLQDGAGSRSASGSPSPDAYSLYCYPCTWGDCKVGESSSRLPPGSLPSTTQPSQAPRALAEPLSSRASSLLGTDTPVKTYHSCPPLFKPSHPQKRFAPFGALNPFSGPAHPSGPSAAPCSGPTATLGPLATSCPAYSPGPALPGRAYSAAPLSSCPPSSSSSSEWQEPALEPFDPFELGQGSSPEPELLRCQEPRAVEAPGPGPRLSPLGPPKAFDPEGLVLRQVPTPLSPAALQGPEAGGTRFFLTQGRLEGPPASPRDGATGSGGRDASPWQPPADLSALSLEEVSCSLRFIGLSEDVVSFFARERIDGSIFVQLSEDILADDFHLTKLQVKKIMQFIKGWRPKI